Proteins encoded within one genomic window of Triticum aestivum cultivar Chinese Spring chromosome 2D, IWGSC CS RefSeq v2.1, whole genome shotgun sequence:
- the LOC123048805 gene encoding uncharacterized protein, translating into MALGSRLELLVILSRCGSLVHAGTAAAILWEANQPFPVNQLMCGTMSLGGILWGLALLMFQFAWLYLEDFEPGNVALLVLIAVDWAVACLSAGSACAALAANQYAIQHQYRTAAAMVCAAGALAAVSALGMLRIHGSRFAPAQAP; encoded by the exons ATGGCTCTAGGCAGCAGGCTGGAGCTCCTCGTCATCCTCTCAAGATGCGGCAGCTTGGtacacgccggcacggcggcggccATCCTCTGGGAGGCCAACCAACCGTTCCCGGTCAACCA ATTGATGTGCGGGACTATGTCCCTCGGAGGCATTCTGTGGGGTTTGGCGCTGCTGATGTTCCAGTTCGCCTGGCTGTATTTGGAGGACTTTGAGCCCGGAAATGTGGCGCTCCTGGTACTGATCGCCGTCGACTGGGCTGTTGCGTGTCTCTCCGCCGGCTCGGCGTGCGCCGCCCTCGCCGCCAACCAATACGCCATCCAGCACCAGTACCGTACTGCGGCCGCGATGGTGTGTGCTGCCGGGGCTCTCGCCGCGGTGTCCGCCCTCGGCATGCTCCGGATCCACGGGTCCCGCTTTGCCCCGGCTCAGGCGCCATAG